The Cardiocondyla obscurior isolate alpha-2009 linkage group LG20, Cobs3.1, whole genome shotgun sequence DNA segment CCTACAAGGAAGCTGAAGCAGTTAGTaacacatttatattaaaaataaatgccacaaaaataagtaatagaaagaaaatataaaataaaaattttaatctaagGGCCGTAAGATCGAAGAACAACGATCTCAGAGATTGTCAGCTGAATTGAGCCAGCTTCGTCATGAATTCGAACGCCGCATTGCCGAGAAAGACGAAGAGATTGAAGCTATTCGGtaagttttttaaaacattaatttgttttatactaaaattttttttttttattaagtaaaattatataactttaagaaaaatatcatacaattgttatattaaaataaggtttatatttcattctgggatttagaaaaaaaaaaaaggaaattatttaattttataaaattaaattataaatcacaATACAAATCATTTTACGTGATTAATACTATTTTACACGAATAATGATGAGAGCAGTAATCATTCAATGACACGGcgctattaataaaaacgatcAGTCGTgatctaattattattgagaGGTGCTGATTGGTTGATCTCAATGAGGCAATCGCGAAGAAAACTACAAAAGATACCACTTAACCATCGGTCTAATTTTTGTGGACGATCTTGTTGCGTGTCACTATCATCTGCAGACCCGTTCGTAAACATCACAAATGCAACATCGTCGAAAGATTCATCACGCAATACAttacacaaaaattataagaaaatactATTGCGCAGACATTTGAAACACATCAGAAATGGCGAGTTACATGCCTCCAATTCACATGCCGTTAGAATCCAAGTGGCGACATTATCCCACGTATATTTACTCAAGAAATTACGGATACGGAATAAATTACTATCAGCCAATGATCGATTACATGGACACCAAGAGGCTCGCTTCGAGATCGTGTTCGCCACATTACGAAAAAAGATTAGAATTGCCTGAGTTACCCTGGTCCGATGGTAGAGTGTTGTGGGAAGACAAAAAAGTGCAGCCCTACACGAGGGACGATCTTATTAAGTACGCGATCGACGCTGAGGACGAGGCCAGAAGTCACCTGTCTCACTTCAAGGTACGCTGGTAGCGAGATACGCTGATGATTTTCACGAGGGAGAGTTTCTGTGAAAGACGAGGCGGCCCGTTCTTCAAGTGCTGCGCGACTTGGCGACGGCTTGACCTTTTCGGTTTCTAATTTTGGTCCCGCGGAAAAGCTTGCTTCGTTTCGAGTGACAATGATCAAAGACGTGTTCATGAATGCCGTGCGTAATTCGTGTCATTATTGACGTTGCTGCATTTTCTTGtgtcacaatttatttttgtttccgAGCAGAAATGCAAAACTGCCAAAGCTCACTCGACGCAGcattataaagaatttttaatcttattctTCTTGAAACGATACGAGGgtgtgtaaaatttttttaacatatttcttTACTTCAAAATGTTTTAACTTATAGCggtgcatttttttcttttctaaaaaaatttgctgctTTTGTTAGAGCAGGACAATTAACCGGGCTAACAAAAATACAGCGCGGTAAGTTCTGCGTCGAACGGTTTCTTGGCAGCTCGTTATTTGGATCGTTCCTTGCGGTTTCGATCTAGCTGGGGTCAGTTTGCCAAATCGTACGGTGCAAAAATTCATCTCGCCGGACGAAAGGGACACGAGACGTCCGGTGCATTGGCAGTCGCTCTTGAATCTCGCGTGAGGGTCGATCGGCGAGCAGCGACGATTACCCACGGCATTCTGGACCGCTGCAGTCTAAGTTTAGGCAAGCGCAAGTCGCGCAAGTGCGCGTGCATGAGGAAAAACGGCGGCGCCCGTTAGACCAGAGAGAAAAACACGGGCGATCGGCCGCGCAACGTAAAACTGACGCTGACCATCTGCCGTCTGCCTGACGTGGTTGAAGATAGCGAATCGCTCGGACTTCAGCTTGGCCAAGACCGTGCAGGCCAGCCGCGTGACCAAGGAGATTTTTCCGCGCACCGGGAAGGACCAGAAGCGACTGGCCATGCCGCTGATGTTCGCCGGCACTCGCGGCCACAGCGAGCTGGTCGAGGAAATGCAACGGGAGGCGAGAAGCGATATTAAGCTGCGGGCGCTGAAGGATGTTCAGATGATGACCGAGGTGAACGACGCGCTGGAGCACAGCAAAAGCCTGCGCGGCAAATCCGCGAGGTCGATAGAGTTCCACCTGAGGGCAGAGGCGTTAAAGAATCTGTCCAAGAGCCAGGAGCTGGCCGACATCCGGAAGTTCCAGCGGGAAACGGTACACACTCTCTTGGACGACACGGCGCATGGTAGATTGATGAACGAAAGGGCCAAGGCACTGATCGACGAGGCGAAGCTGACGCAGCCACTCAACGCGCTCAGCAGGGAGCTACGCGGATTCGAGCAGAAGTCCAGCAATTATTTTCTAGATCAGAGGTACCGAGACCGGGCGAGGCGAGAACTTTTGTATGGGTGTCGAGGATGCGAGTATTATAATGTTAAGCGTGGCAGATAGGTAAGAGCCGTGACCGAGTCCTGACCGAGTAggtcatattttatttagaagaaCAAATATGcgtgaaataaagaaaaacgatGTTACTTCACGTTTGGCCTTAacgaaaaagtttaattttttgttttgatgTCCCCTTTTTTAAACcgtttttaatgttaataaggtaaaaaagaatgaaagaattagattaaaaaatattcaatctCTAATGGTTCTGACTTTTAAGTGACTGTGTAAAAGCAGAATATAAATCCCAGGATGGATAAGGTAAACCTAATTTACGATTagataataagtaaaaaaaaaaattttttttagaattattttgaaaaataattaaaaataaatacaattatttttttttaatctctatAATTATGCAGATAGTGAAggattatatttgaaattgaattAGATCCGAGTTTACATTGAGTTAAATTAATAGCAAACAGACCAGCATCGAAATCGAGCAGCTGAATGCTCGCGTGGTGGAAGCGGAGACGAAATTGAAGACCGAAGTACAGCGCATTAAGAAGAAGATGCAGATCCAAATTACCGAGCTCGAGTTATCTTTGGATGTTGCCAACAAGAACAATATCGATTTGCAGAAGACCATCAAGAAGCAGTCTCTCACTTTGACCgtaatatcaatatttattattacataatatatttttaaaaactgataCGGCCTCACTACATAtgccaaattattttttaggaaTTGCAAGCTCATTACGACGAAATTCAACGTCAGTTGCAAGTGACCCTCGACCAACTGGGCATCAGTCAACGTCGTCTCCAATCATTGACAGCCGAGCTCGAAGAAGTCCGTGGCAACTACGAATCCGTAAGCAAAGACAGATTtagtaacttaaaaaaaaaataaaataaaagaagctGTATGTAGCATATATttgaaaagtttaatttatcttattatatAAGCGTTACGTAACAGCTGAAAGTGAAATTCTGTTAAAAGGCCCTACGTGCAAAGAGGACTGTCGAGCAGCAATACGAAGAATCGGTTAGCCGTATCAATGAGTTAACTACGATTAATGTAAACATCGCTTCGTCGAAGGCTAAATTGGAACAGGAACTGGCCACCTTGGCTGGAGATTACGAAGAAGTCACCAAAGAACTGAGAGTCAGCGATGAGAGATACCAGAGAGTGCAAAACGAGCTCAAGCACACTGTTGAGATTGTTCACGAAGAACAAGAGCGTATTGTCAAGATCGAGGCGATTAAGAAGTCGCTGGAGATCGAGGTGAAGAACTTGTCTGTAAGATTGGAAGAAGTTGAAGCTAACGCTATCGTTGGAGGCAAACGCATCATCAGCAAGCTCGAAGCCAGggtaagaaaataaataaaattttttaatttcaaacatttattttaaatttttttttataaaactttacataattaatattcacttaaaatttatttcagattttgtTAAGTTGTTGAAGTTTCCGTATCGTATATCGTGATAATCTTTAACAGGTTTTATTCTTATAACTTTGATTACCATAGATTCGCGACTTGGAACTCGAATTGGACGAAGAAAAGCGTCGACATGCCGAGACCGTGAAGATACTGCGTAAGAAGGAACGCAACATTAAGGAGGTGATGATTCAAGTTGAAGAGGATTCAAAGAACATCGCCTTGCTGCAAGAATCACTTGACAAAGCCTCCCAAAAAGTCAGCATCTACAAGAGACAGCTGCAGGAGCAGGAAGGCATGTCTCAGCAAAGCGTCACCAGGGTCCGCCGATTCCAGAGAGAACTCGAAGCTGCGGAAGACCGTGCCGACACGGCAGAGAGCAATTTGAGCCTGATACGCGCTAAGCACCGTAGCTTTGTCACCACTTCAACCGTGCCCGGTTCCCAGGTGTACCTCGTCCAGGAGACGAGGCAGGATCTGTAAAATAACCACCGTCACCCTATCCTTTGCCACTTCGAACGTTTTGTCGTCGTCTTTATAAATGTACGTGTGAGGCCACGAGTATAtaatatgcataaaataaaatagaataattgaattttaataattaaccaATCATGGTTAAAAAGCAAAACCTTtgataattacttttaatcaaatcaataaattttgaattatcaattttcaattttaaaataactaaattattaaataagaaagttTAATGCAGTACTTGATTTTAAACAGGCGTACTAAAcatcgagagagaaaaaaaaaaaaaaaaaaagaaaaagaagagaagacgCGACATCAATCATCAATAAAGAGGCCAAGAGAGTTTTCAACGGGCCGCATGGCGTGTTATTTTCAAGGGGTTAAATTGGAGCAACCAGAAACGCGCACCTATAAACGTATGAATACCAACGCGAACGGTATTTACTGTCACGTAACGACCCGTCGTAAATTCGAAATTGCTTGACCAACGAAATGCGATCGCAACGAAAAACATTAAAGTAAAAGGAAATTAACGCTCACTACTTTAAAGATTTGCTCGAAGCATAAAGAAAACGTTGAAATTAAGAATCCATGTATCGTTTAACAAgtatataaatgaaatttcTAACCATCTTCTCGTCCCAATTATGTGAATGTAATTAAACTCGAGGGCagagaaattaatgaaaatacaGAAGGAGAGCAGTGGTAATTCGAGCCATTCTTTTACGTGCAACTGtatttaaatgaataattttaattctattctaTTACTACATAGATAGGTAACTATTGCCCCCATATACACGACTCTCACTGTACAACATACACAATAACCTATGTcagcattaatttaataaataaagtgaAATACGTACGTACGAACATGTATGTGTGCGCTTTGTTTCTTTCAGATTTcggataaatatatatatcttaaaaattCTCGTTTATTTAACTAGACGTCTTATAACAGAGAATAATCAGCAAATTGTATTGTATTTGCtgaatacaatttaatttttacttttaaaagcATGTTTGACgacatttctcttttattattaaaaaatatattaatcgaataaatattctaagtaaacgaaattattaatataataattttcttgacAACCGTGATGGTTGATTCCCGATGCTGTCTCGGTTTGCTGGGACGACGTTGGCGGCTCGTAACAGATTTCCTCGGaactaacaaaattttctGTTACTTGCTTGGTACATCATAGGCCAATTAAACGACagaaaattttgttagttTCGAAAAAATTTGCTGGAATCTGCCACCGTTGCTTCcgacaaaatataatttttatatgtatattttgttttaaatataagtttGCAGCTTCCATCGACATGTTATTTGCTTGTAAAGCTCTAATtatatatctgaaaaaaaccatacatttctttaaatatctaataaagttttaatagcgtattaaaaattcttttaaaagataaaacaaatgtaaaacataatacaaaaaacgAGCTAATGTCggatataatttacattttattgataaaaaaatattacagctattaatagattaattttcttaccaCAACATTAAGTAAAACCTTTTTTCCATGTAACTTTCAAGTTTTCAATACTCTTTCTCCATATATAACATGCATGTCTCGCTGATCAAGCATATAGGTACTTGTCATCtcaaaaacaatattttttccacATTGTTTTATGAACAAAatcctgtaatttttttttatttttattatgttaccTTCTAAACTGTAAATTAGGtgatattttatgaattatcaATAACTTACCTTAATTAACATAcaggaaaaatataaacgctAATACTTTCACCAAtatcaaaagtaaaaaaattctaaatgaCTTCTTTCATTGTTTCAGTCCACAGCCCCTAATTACAGCAAGAAATATGCAATTCAACATCAAGACAACAAATCATCAAAACTCtgccaaaaataattataaatgtaaggtacgtaattaattattttattaatagaattataattaatattacaaacgtACCTTTGGATAATACCTTTGGCCAAATAActgtgaaaatatattaatacatattattgTTGATAAAAATCTTGCAGTGTTTTACAgttacgtaaataatttttacctcTATAGTTATTTTTCcgcgcaatttaattaatttttttaattatccaaaCTATGTCAttttgttgttaaaatttgTCATAACCTCAAAGTCGACAATCTCAACATTATTCTCGATCTGTTCGAGATGATGATGCCGGCAGGTGTCGGCTCGTAGTGGATTTTTTTGGAACTGTTCCCTCCGTTCTCGCCAACGCGGGGGCGGGAATAGAGATAGCAGCCATTATAACAAAGGCGTAGTCGTGGCGTTGGCGGGAACCGCGGGGACAGCAACCATTATAAAAAAGGCGGGGCCGCAGAGTTGGCGGGAACGACCTCTTGATCGTCCACCAACTTACTCTTCCTATGTTCCTAACACTTCTTAGCGTTTTCAGATAGTCGTATCAGAAAAATTCTCGGGATTAACAGACTTGTCATTTCGTTTAGGTTTACTTTCTTGGTGATCTATATGAgcgcataattaaattaccgtttttattaaattataattgaggaTTAAGGATagttaattcaatttttaacggaattattaaatcggTGAGTAAAAAAACCACAAAAGTTGTACCGTTGacttaaattgtttattaaaacttcATCAGGCAGTAAATATTACAGAGATTTTTATTAGCGTCACGTTGGTTCTTCCTCGAGTTATTAGCATAATTGATAACGTTATGCTTATTAggaaactattaattaaaattctaaatataaattgtgtgTTCCGAAAGCGGAAAGATTTAAACAAATAGAAGAGGTAAAGGCCATACTCCGTTTTTAGACTacataattatgaaaataattatgaaaatacaGTAAGACAAAACATAGGCCTATATAAAAGTACAATCAACTTTTTTATTGCGCGTGTATGCAAAAGATAGCACTGCAGTTACTTTTTATGTGCTGAATcaattaaagttattaaaaagacAGATAGATTAATAGGAATAAAATCAGCACACAAAATACATATACAGATGTATACTAATTTTTCAACCATAGTGAAAAAAGCTATGGAAAAACTACCCCAAATAATGCTTATGCAATGACCGCAATTCTTAATTGCTGACAACAATAAACATCagctattaatatattacatcaccttaatattttaaagtaaaagcAGTTTTCGTAaagacttaattttattttttacataaattaatgcTGAATTATATTACTATAATTGTGGAATACTACGactgtatatatttaatcttgaaaaatataGGGGTTTATATGTAAGTAATGATTATTCCTAagtagtttttaatttattctttactaTCTTAAAATATCTCATTCAAAAATATGATCCAAAAAACGAATTGTAAATAGagatttgtaatatttatatatagtatatatatatatatatatataatatatatatcagctataattaataaatagacTTAGAAATGATTTTATAACGTGTAACCTTAAAGAAGATAAATGCTGTTTATAGCTCCTTTTTCGATTgcaaaagattaaatatttaaacatgaTATTATCAAACACTTATcacttcaatatttttttcttttatcactaTGTGAAatgaagatttaaaaaataatatcaaatattgtTTTGACTTATTCTCTCAAAAtaagtttatataaatatttcgattTATAAGATCTTGCAATCACAAACGTTTTATAGCAAACGCATGCTAAGAGTAGTCTACATAATCAAAAATTCCTTAGTCACCTCGAAGATCTGCAGCTATCATCTAATAAATGGTAATCTATTGAACATGTCTTGCGATATTTTGTAAAAGTCTTTCTAACACgtttatattttctcattGCGTCAACGAGAGAATTGAGTCCTGAGATTATTCGACAGCAGGAACACCTGCAAGAGCCTAAAATTTTACTGAATAATACCTGAGAcatctaatttttaaaatgtatttgtagataaaaaaatgtttacagGCAATAATGatctaaaatttttcttcacTGAAATTTTTAGACGTACACAAGAGACATTAGACATAGTCGTTTCTTTGAATCATTCACTTGAATTATCTTATAATCCATAGttcgagatataaattaacaatatcATACCGCACTGGTATTTAATGTACAGGAATGACTTTGGGAGTATACCAACAAATTAGTCGCAATTAATTCATGTTTGTTgaatatttacattaaactAGTCTATATCTCTAATCAGCTTTGCGTGGCTTACGCTTGCGAACGTTCGGACTACTGGTATCAGCTTTagtatctttatctttttcactCGCTTCAATTTCCTTCGCCTCAGATTTCTTCGTTTCAGATTCTTTTATCTCGGATTCGTCTGGTTCAGATTCCTCTTCATCTATTAAATCATCCCCGATATTTTCTGCAATTTCATCTTCATCTGAACTTTTCTCCTGAGTACCACTATCCGTTGCACTctgtttcttctttccttGTTGTTGAGCCGGTTTTTGTGGAAAGATAAAGTCGATCAAACACACGATAAactgcaattataaatatagttAATATCCACTTGTTAGGTATGTAAATTGGAAAATATCacgcgatataaattacaaattgctTACCAATCCTAATATTGTGCCCAAAATAACTGTCACAATAGCAAAGATTAAGTAACTGCCCCAAACAGGTAATCCAACATCTTCTAAAAGTTGATTGTGGATATTCTACAGGAAAACAGcagtattttataaacatttttacaatagaaatacatatgtacagtttataattaaaaaaaaaaacgatatttaCTCGTAATACTTGAGACAGCTTAAAAAATTGACTTAAAATTGACATGTGGAATGAAGTTGGATTTTTCCAACTAGATATCGGATCTACTTTCATCCATGTTTTCTTGGTTACAAATTCAATGAGCGAGGATTTATCTCTGGGGCTCTTATATTGCCTGAATATCCCATTATTTACactagaaaaataaaaaaattaattaaaaaatatacatataattcttaaattcaattcagatttttttaactaaaatacaaaaatgttaGAGAGCAATcgtattaatatacatgtagaatcgtaaataataaacgtaCTGATATATCGTAGGTAAGGCTGTAACCATAAATCTGCCGCTGAGGCCCGGCGAATCCGTCACATCTATCTTTCCAACATTGATATTCAAAGCCTTCTTTGATAAAGCCAGATCCTCCCAGACCGGTTCGAGTGCTTTACAAGCCGGACACCATGGTGCATAGCTACCAAATAACGTaacgtattaaattaacaaatatgtacgtatatcTAATTAAACAATCAAGCATATCTCGCGTGTTTCTCGTTCAAGGTCCGAtgctaatttatttcacgacgAGATTCGAATACCTTTTGACACGCCATCAACGTGTCGACGTGGTGCATACTTACAACTCGACCATCCACTCTCCCGTTAGTATAAGGTCCCAGTTGTCCTCGTTCAGCTGCTCCACCAGGCTGTTCGTTGTTCCTCGGCGCTCGTGGAGGCTCGCGTGGACGTTCGCGGCCAGCAGCGCGACGTAAACGAGACAAAATGCAGGACCCATCCCGTGCTGAACGTCTCACTGTCGACTTTAACCAACGCTCTCACCGGCGCCGCACACCACGACGCCAATCGCCGAGCGAATTCCGATCGCGTCGACAACCGCCGCGGATAACGGGAGGCAAAGAACGTGCTGCGCTGCCTTCGGACAAGCTTCGGAATACGTTCTGGGCGTTGTTCATGAACGTGAAGGTACGAAGGGCAGATCCTGCGCGACCGTTACTCGCCGGTCTGATGGCCGGCTTGCTGCAACTTCTTGATAAACTTCCTTATCAGGCGAACGGACTGTTTACCTTCTATTTAaagtgaaagataaaaataaatgaccaCTTACTTGATAGATAAATTTAGCAGGACGTTGGAACGGCTTGTCCTAATAAAGTGAAGCCAAGGAAATCTCCAGCTGTAGAGAGGCGAAAGAACGGTGAACGTTGCGTCGGCGCGGacaaagggagagaaagagagagggagagatcCGTAAAGGGAGACGCTAAAAAGTAGACTCTCACGTTAGCGGCTTCACTTTTCTGACGCGCCGCGAGGTCCATCCTTTCTGTTATAGAAATCCTGTCCACGGTGTATGTTTACATCGGCGGGATACCAAAAATGGCGTCCGACGTCCGAGGTACACAGCTGAAACGAAAACTGGTCGATACCGGGAGCGACTCCGACAATGAAACGGAAAGTAAGTGCACGCGTCATTTATtcgataaaactttaattcaaacgcacattatttaataaaatgcaaaatcgTTGTTCGTATGGAGTTTGAGGTTAGGTGACGTTcgctataattattttcatttttacaagAGTTTTTTGTGATAGCGTATGTTATATTACGTGATTGTTGGCGAATAAATGatgcgagagagcgaaagaatCAATGGCACCTGGAATACTATCACGTTCTGCCTTTCTTACATATTTATTGAGGTATAACCTAGAATATTGTTACCTGCACTAACATTGCTTTTTCTGTTTTCAGAGAGCACAAAATCGATGAGAACTAAATCAGACGGGCCACGACTGTGTCCGTACTTGGACACCATCAATCGgcagtttctagattttgattttgaaaaattgtgcTCTGTATCACTGTCTAGGATAAATGTATATGCTTGTCTGGTATGTGGCAAATACTTTCAAGGACGTGGAACCAATACTCATGCTTATACACACAGTGTGGCAGAGAGTCATCATGTCTTTCTCAACTTGCACACGCTCAAATTTTATTGTCTGCCagataattatgaaatagTAGGTAAGTAAGTCCagtctttattatatttttgtatccttgtttcttttttatcaaataaaattttgttttcttcagATTCATCTTTGGACGATATTAAATACGTGTTAAATCCAACTTTTGACAAGTTGCAAATATCGCAATTAGACAAGAGTGACAAGCAGTCAAGAGCAATTGATGGTTCCATGTATTCACCAGGAATAGTGGgaatgaataatataaaagcaaATGACTACTGTAATGTTATTTTACAAGTAAGTTTTAATGACTTTAATGATGAaaggtattttttaaatattgttattctgtatatttcgcaaattttatattttacaggcACTTTCACATGTTACACCtttaagagatttttttttaagagaatcTAATTATTCTCATGTAAGAAGGCCACCAGGTGATTCATCGTATCTCTTAGTACAGAGGTTTGGAGAGCTCATGCGCAAATTATGGAACCCACGTAATTTCAAAGCGCACGTAAGTCCTCACGAGATGCTGCAAGCGGTCGTTTTGTGgagtaaaaaaagatttcagtTTACGGAACAAGGTGGGTAGCAAGCTTCACCAATTTTTGCTTTtcgacaattaaaatattctcattaataaatttgtttaggTGATCCTGTGGATTTTTTGTCTTGGTTTTTAAATGCTCTTCATCTAGCGTTAAACGGTACAAAGAAACGTGATTCtagcataatttataaaacctTTTTGGGTCATATGCGAATATATACGCGGAAAATTCCACCGCTGGAACTGGAGGAGAGCCAAAGAAGTGAGTTATTGAATACAGTGGAATATGGTGAAACTGTTACGGAAAGTCCATTTCTATATCTCACTTGCGATCTTCCGCCACCGCCGCTATTCAAAGATCaatttacagaaaatattattccacaagtaagtattttattcataatttcggtcaggtaaaaaaaatataacagataattaaaaacaacttTTTATTCATTCAGGTAAACTTGTACACGCttctgaataaatttaatgctgTCACCGAAAAGGAATATAAAACctacaaagaaaattttatgaagAGATTTGAGATTACTGAACTGCCACCGTATCttatactttacataaaagtAAGTTGCATATGCTGTAAAGaaggaaatattttacttatttcattTCTTACTGGTTTCAGAGATTTACAAGGAATACATTTTTCGTTGAGAAAAATCCAACGATCGTGAACTTTCCCGTTAAGTAAGTACATACGACATTATCTTgtttcatataatattaaatattaaaaagtttgtgATCATATTTCAGTTGCAAATCGTTATGCTTGCAGAAACGTCGATTTTGGAGATATTTTAACACCGGAAGTGAAAGCCAAGCATCCGTATACGACGTACGATTTAGTAGCTAATATAGTACACGACGGTGAGCCTGGCCAAGGAACTTACAGAGTTCACATTTTGCATAGAGCCACTGGACAGTGGTACGAATTGCAAGATTTACACGTTACTCAAATTTTGCCGCAAATGATTACGCTTACAGAAGCATACATACAGGTGAATAGATAGAGCATTTGCTTTTTGCaacttataatataattatcttatataatatattctctttttacaGGTTTATGAATTGAAAAAAGAGACTCACATGGAAAACGgagacaataaaaataagaaaattatatgatatgcttaaataaagaaaaaaaaggataaaaaacgtggaaataaaaatttacattttatctaCGCAgacttaattttctaatatttccataataaaattacttttcatGTGTTCTAATAGTTATTTCCataatgcatataaaaattgttctcGACAATCGATATcccaatttattaattacattatacatttatttcgtagtaaatatacataattcatcattgtaatattaaactcCAATGCCTTTTGGAGATTTTATCTCAATCAGAtgttccaaaaaaaaagaaatctataagaataaaatcgaGATGATCCATGTAGTGCAGCCAGAGCCAATTTGGTGGGGAAGAAGCACGACGAGCGGAAGTACCCGAAGGCGCCCGAGTCGTGAACGAACGAGGCAACGGAACCGAGCCGCTCGCCGGAGTTCGTGTCCGAGCGGTGCCGTgaacggtcgcgcgcgtagGCGGTCGTGGAGTGAACGCTCGTTCCCCGCGCTTTTCGTTCGCCCGTCACGACGAAACGTGTGCCCGACTTCGCTTCCCGTTTTCCTTCGCTCGTAGCAATCGTAGCTCGCGGATAAAAGGCTACGTTCGCGCGCGCTGTTACGAGCGGCCGATCGTCCGTGT contains these protein-coding regions:
- the LOC139110509 gene encoding paramyosin, short form; its protein translation is MASYMPPIHMPLESKWRHYPTYIYSRNYGYGINYYQPMIDYMDTKRLASRSCSPHYEKRLELPELPWSDGRVLWEDKKVQPYTRDDLIKYAIDAEDEARSHLSHFKIANRSDFSLAKTVQASRVTKEIFPRTGKDQKRLAMPLMFAGTRGHSELVEEMQREARSDIKLRALKDVQMMTEVNDALEHSKSLRGKSARSIEFHLRAEALKNLSKSQELADIRKFQRETVHTLLDDTAHGRLMNERAKALIDEAKLTQPLNALSRELRGFEQKSSNYFLDQRYRDRARRELLYGCRGCEYYNVKRGR
- the LOC139110504 gene encoding thioredoxin-related transmembrane protein 1, which produces MGPAFCLVYVALLAANVHASLHERRGTTNSLVEQLNEDNWDLILTGEWMVEFYAPWCPACKALEPVWEDLALSKKALNINVGKIDVTDSPGLSGRFMVTALPTIYHVNNGIFRQYKSPRDKSSLIEFVTKKTWMKVDPISSWKNPTSFHMSILSQFFKLSQVLRNIHNQLLEDVGLPVWGSYLIFAIVTVILGTILGLFIVCLIDFIFPQKPAQQQGKKKQSATDSGTQEKSSDEDEIAENIGDDLIDEEESEPDESEIKESETKKSEAKEIEASEKDKDTKADTSSPNVRKRKPRKAD
- the Usp39 gene encoding ubiquitin carboxyl-terminal hydrolase 39 isoform X1, whose amino-acid sequence is MASDVRGTQLKRKLVDTGSDSDNETEKSTKSMRTKSDGPRLCPYLDTINRQFLDFDFEKLCSVSLSRINVYACLVCGKYFQGRGTNTHAYTHSVAESHHVFLNLHTLKFYCLPDNYEIVDSSLDDIKYVLNPTFDKLQISQLDKSDKQSRAIDGSMYSPGIVGMNNIKANDYCNVILQALSHVTPLRDFFLRESNYSHVRRPPGDSSYLLVQRFGELMRKLWNPRNFKAHVSPHEMLQAVVLWSKKRFQFTEQGDPVDFLSWFLNALHLALNGTKKRDSSIIYKTFLGHMRIYTRKIPPLELEESQRSELLNTVEYGETVTESPFLYLTCDLPPPPLFKDQFTENIIPQVNLYTLLNKFNAVTEKEYKTYKENFMKRFEITELPPYLILYIKRFTRNTFFVEKNPTIVNFPVKNVDFGDILTPEVKAKHPYTTYDLVANIVHDGEPGQGTYRVHILHRATGQWYELQDLHVTQILPQMITLTEAYIQVYELKKETHMENGDNKNKKII
- the Usp39 gene encoding ubiquitin carboxyl-terminal hydrolase 39 isoform X2, translated to MASDVRGTQLKRKLVDTGSDSDNETEKSTKSMRTKSDGPRLCPYLDTINRQFLDFDFEKLCSVSLSRINVYACLVCGKYFQGRGTNTHAYTHSVAESHHVFLNLHTLKFYCLPDNYEIVDSSLDDIKYVLNPTFDKLQISQLDKSDKQSRAIDGSMYSPGIVGMNNIKANDYCNVILQALSHVTPLRDFFLRESNYSHVRRPPGDSSYLLVQRFGELMRKLWNPRNFKAHVSPHEMLQAVVLWSKKRFQFTEQGDPVDFLSWFLNALHLALNGTKKRDSSIIYKTFLGHMRIYTRKIPPLELEESQRSELLNTVEYGETVTESPFLYLTCDLPPPPLFKDQFTENIIPQVNLYTLLNKFNAVTEKEYKTYKENFMKRFEITELPPYLILYIKRFTRNTFFVEKNPTIVNFPVNCKSLCLQKRRFWRYFNTGSESQASVYDVRFSS